The Lycium barbarum isolate Lr01 chromosome 9, ASM1917538v2, whole genome shotgun sequence genome has a segment encoding these proteins:
- the LOC132609671 gene encoding putative F-box/LRR-repeat protein At5g02930, with amino-acid sequence MMARVDRLSDLPESILIHILSMLPHAKQVVRASTLSKRYRFLWKSVPLSLYFSFTKNNPNKKKILAYVASINRELHHWRSCDKIKSFKIFPFTYKEYLTEHVDFWIYFATNIANVEQFTLKFYCFSFPGYAYMLPEFAYRNNRSLRNLVLGNCELDPTGSVNWTSLVTLEIGDVTLREGVMEKVLLGCPNLECLVLNNVGGFRRLEISSVKLRKLIITYETEVAGKIYCLEIFAPYIRYLKLLGLCCADTYFQLRNVASLVTAVLSLDDFSEVEDRKDKLDKDCRYFQELLHSTMHVKDLELDPWCIECLSILELKGWLFPSSSWKFLKLNTALVALDFPGICRFLQSSPDLETLVIDWNNHTPRDLLSRYTNEDEQSKRFKTHNFNCSLLHLKTIKVINFDGPRSGNKSVVPLVKYLLKNATVLEKFIISAKFEGCDVSQDYVKMAQEFQSFPRSSPHASVVFFY; translated from the exons ATGATGGCTAGAGTAGACCGACTCAGTGATTTGCCAGAGTCCATTCTAATTCACATACTCTCTATGTTACCCCACGCAAAACAAGTTGTCCGCGCCAGCACATTATCTAAACGATATCGTTTTCTTTGGAAATCCGTCCCACTATCACTCTATTTCTCCTTCACCAAAAATAATCCTAACAAAAAGAAAATTCTCGCTTACGTGGCTTCCATCAATAGAGAGCTTCATCATTGGAGGTCTTGCGACAAAATCAAATCATTTAAAATCTTTCCCTTTACATACAAAGAGTATCTTACTGAACACGTGGATTTTTGGATATATTTTGCTACTAACATTGCTAATGTTGAACAGTTTACACTTAAATTTTACTGTTTTAGTTTTCCTGGTTATGCGTATATGTTACCTGAGTTTGCGTATAGGAATAATAGGTCGTTGAGGAATTTGGTTTTGGGAAACTGTGAGTTAGACCCTACTGGTAGTGTTAATTGGACTAGTCTTGTTACTCTTGAAATTGGTGACGTGACATTGAGGGAAGGTGTTATGGAAAAAGTATTATTAGGTTGTCCTAACTTGGAGTGCTTGGTATTAAATAATGTTGGTGGTTTTCGTCGTTTGGAAATCAGCTCTGTGAAGCTGAGAAAACTGATCATAACTTACGAAACAGAAGTTGCTGGGAAAATCTATTGTCTCGAAATATTTGCTCCGTATATTCGATATTTGAAACTTTTGGGGTTGTGCTGCGCTGACACATACTTTCAGTTGAGAAATGTGGCTTCACTTGTTACTGCGGTCCTTTCTTTGGATGATTTTTCTGAAGTTGAAGATAGAAAAGATAAATTGGACAAGGATTGTAGATATTTCCAGGAACTTCTTCACAGCACTATGCATGTCAAGGATCTTGAATTGGATCCCTGGTGCATCGAG TGCCTGTCCATACTGGAGTTGAAAGGGTGGTTGTTTCCATCATCAAGCTGGAAATTCTTAAAACTTAACACAGCCTTAGTAGCATTGGACTTCCCGGGAATTTGCAGATTTCTACAGAGTTCACCGGATCTTGAGACATTGGTCATTGACTGGAATAATCACACACCAAGA GACCTGTTGTCAAGATACACTAACGAGGATGAACAGAGCAAGAGGTTCAAGACACATAATTTTAACTGCTCTTTGCTACATCTGAAGACCATCAAGGTCATTAACTTTGATGGACCACGAAGTGGAAACAAGTCTGTAGTGCCATTGGTGAAATATTTGCTCAAGAATGCAACAGTGCTAGAAAAGTTCATCATTTCTGCCAAGTTTGAAGGGTGTGATGTGTCTCAAGATTATGTTAAAATGGCGCAGGAGTTTCAAAGCTTTCCCAGATCCTCTCCGCACGCTTCGGTTGTCTTTTTTTATTGA